One window of Melospiza georgiana isolate bMelGeo1 chromosome 11, bMelGeo1.pri, whole genome shotgun sequence genomic DNA carries:
- the DALRD3 gene encoding LOW QUALITY PROTEIN: DALR anticodon-binding domain-containing protein 3 (The sequence of the model RefSeq protein was modified relative to this genomic sequence to represent the inferred CDS: inserted 3 bases in 3 codons), whose amino-acid sequence MAAPAARHTHHGGSTPVPPRWPPCPAKAPVTKMAARERRTXTWRPSGXRRDIISGRGGGSARWAXEMDGGRPGVAATLRALNGALGRPAALWVKESGARNLRHRDFLAPRAALSAAFPGGQVPPEAVSAVPSLRGPAVLPLRVCRQTAAGLAVQVHRPEAFQRLLGALPGPAAPAAGPRTGCVVLHCPALRSNPAALRPRHLRSVLLADHLAQLLRAQGVHVRLVPALSEERSWDVLRQLRVCWPSGSGGSALADAISALKAALGRCPCAAACEPGPGTAEGVISKVHLKSFVEQQGLLGYDPNLDVLLVTERTLRSLAELQEAVLQCPAKGQSSCCSIVHVVNCEEEFQQQQLDVLWRILDPGAHTALQKHLVCGPVKVTNPSSPIGADQYFQLRKHQMYEASVIKYGELAQDEAWTEVIDTLTVAAIRFEMLSTAHRSQITLDLENNSISTKGTKSGAFVMYNCARLATLFSTFQRAVEQGTYPPLPPVSELNFSCLREEGEWLLLFNYLLPFPEVLQQAAQLPPPSKGIRITASTETVCKFLIQLSMDFSSYYNRVHILGEPFPHLFDQMFARLQLLGAVRDVFHSALATLHLPPLSQI is encoded by the exons ATGGCGGCGCCCGCTGCCCGCCACACCCACCATGGCGGCTCCACGCCCGTCCCCCCAAGATGGCCGCCCTGCCCGGCCAAGGCGCCCGTCACCAAGATGGCCGCCCGGGAGCGCCGCA CAACATGGCGGCCTTCTG AGAGGCGTGACATCATTTCCGGCCGCGGTGGCGGAAGCGCGCGATGGG AGGAGATGGACGGGGGCCGCCCGGGGGTGGCGGCGACGCTGCGGGCGCTGAACGGGGCCCTGGGGCGGCCCGCCGCGCTCTGGGTGAAGGAGAGCGGCGCCCGCAACCTGCGCCACCGGGACTTCCTGGCGCCGCGGGCCGCGCTGAGCGCCGCCTTTCCCGGCGGGCAG GTGCCCCCCGAGGCCGTGTCGGCGGTGCCGTCGCTGCGGGGCCCGGCGGTGCTGCCGCTGCGGGTCTGCCGGCAGACGGCGGCGGGGCTGGCGGTGCAGGTGCACCGGCCCGAGGCCTTCCAGCGCCTTCTGGGGgctctgcccggcccggccgcccccgccgcggggCCGCGCACGGGCTGCGTGGTGCTGCACTGCCCGGCCCTGCGCAGCAACCCCGCGGCCCTGCGGCCCCGCCACCTCCGCTCCGTCCTGCTGGCCGACCACCTGGCCCAGCTGCTGCGCGCCCAGGG GGTCCACGTGCGCCTGGTCCCTGCCCTCAGcgaggagaggagctgggacGTCCTGCGGCAGCTCCGCGTCTGCTGGCCCTCCGGCTCCGGCGGCTCGGCCCTCGCTGATGCCATCTCGGCCCTGAAGGCAGCGCTGGGCCGGTGCCCCTGTGCCGCAGCCTGTGAGCCGGGGCCAGGCACAGCCGAGGGTGTCATCTCTAAGGTGCACCTGAAGAGCTTCgtggagcagcagggcttgTTGGGCTATGACCCCAATCTAGATGTGCTTCTCG TGACAGAGAGGACACTGCGGTCcttggctgagctgcaggaagctgTTCTGCAGTGTCCA GCCAAAGGCCAGAGCAGTTGCTGCAGCATCGTGCATGTGGTGAACTGTGAGGAggaattccagcagcagcagctggatgtgCTCTGGAGGATTTTGGATCCGGGAGCCCACACAGCTTTGCAG AAACACCTTGTCTGTGGGCCAGTGAAGGTGACCAACCCCTCATCACCCATTGGGGCAGACCAGTACTTCCA GCTCCGGAAGCACCAGATGTATGAGGCCTCCGTGATCAAGTATGGGGAGCTTGCACAAG ATGAGGCCTGGACAGAGGTGATTGATACCCTGACAGTGGCTGCCATCAGGTTTGAGATGCTGAGCACTGCTCACCGGAGTCAG aTCACCCTGGACCTGGAGAACAACAGCATCTCCACGAAGGGAACAAAGAGTGGTGCCTTTGTGATGTACAACTGTGCCCGGCTGGCCACGCTCTTCAGCACCTTCCAGCGGGCTGTGGAGCAGG GCACATACCCACCTCTGCCACCAGTGTCTGAACTGAACTTCTCCTGCCTCCGAGAAGAG GGTGAATGGCTCCTGCTCTTCAACTatctcctgcccttccctgaagtcctgcagcaggcagcacagctgccccCACCCTCCAAGGGGATCCGGatcactgccagcacagagaca GTGTGCAAGTTCCTCATCCAGCTCAGCATGGATTTCAGCTCCTACTACAACCGGGTGCACATCCTGGGG GAGCCGTTCCCTCATCTCTTTGACCAGATGTTTGCTCgcctccagctgctgggagcagtgagAGATGTGTTCCACAGCGCCCTGGCAACCCTGCACCTCCCTCCCCTCAGCCAGATCTGA
- the NDUFAF3 gene encoding NADH dehydrogenase [ubiquinone] 1 alpha subcomplex assembly factor 3 isoform X1, which yields MAALRRLVPAVGRAAGRAPYRGHRLTPADDEMYQRTRVMVLEPESPNIMFIEGYSTRGFTISGDLVVGPCAVLPRSILQWNVGSHRDISLESLSLFRLLEPQIEILVLGTGDRVERLHPAMMKQMRERGIAVEVQDTANACATFNFLMNERRVVAAGLIPPRGT from the exons ATGGCGGCGCTGCGGCGGCTCGTGCCGGCGgtggggcgggcggcgggcag AGCGCCGTACCGGGGTCACCGGCTCACTCCGGCGGACGATGAGATGTACCAGCGGACGCGGGTGATGGTGCTGGAGCCGGAGTCCCCCAACATCATGTTCATCGAGGGCTACAGCACCCGCGGCTTCACCATCAGCGGAGACCTGGTGGTGGGGCCCTGCGCCGTGCTGCCCCGCAGCATCCTCCAGTGGAAC GTTGGCTCCCACCGGGACATCTCGCTCGAGAGTCTGTCGCTGTTccggctgctggagccccagATAG AGATCCTGGTGCTGGGCACGGGGGACAGGGTGGAGCGGCTGCACCCTGCCATGATGAAGCAGATGCGGGAGCGCGGGATTGCTGTGGAGGTGCAGGACACG GCGAATGCATGTGCAACCTTCAACTTCCTGATGAATGAAAGGCGCGTGGTGGCTGCTGGGCTCATCCCCCCGCGGGGCACCTGA
- the NDUFAF3 gene encoding NADH dehydrogenase [ubiquinone] 1 alpha subcomplex assembly factor 3 isoform X2 encodes MYQRTRVMVLEPESPNIMFIEGYSTRGFTISGDLVVGPCAVLPRSILQWNVGSHRDISLESLSLFRLLEPQIEILVLGTGDRVERLHPAMMKQMRERGIAVEVQDTANACATFNFLMNERRVVAAGLIPPRGT; translated from the exons ATGTACCAGCGGACGCGGGTGATGGTGCTGGAGCCGGAGTCCCCCAACATCATGTTCATCGAGGGCTACAGCACCCGCGGCTTCACCATCAGCGGAGACCTGGTGGTGGGGCCCTGCGCCGTGCTGCCCCGCAGCATCCTCCAGTGGAAC GTTGGCTCCCACCGGGACATCTCGCTCGAGAGTCTGTCGCTGTTccggctgctggagccccagATAG AGATCCTGGTGCTGGGCACGGGGGACAGGGTGGAGCGGCTGCACCCTGCCATGATGAAGCAGATGCGGGAGCGCGGGATTGCTGTGGAGGTGCAGGACACG GCGAATGCATGTGCAACCTTCAACTTCCTGATGAATGAAAGGCGCGTGGTGGCTGCTGGGCTCATCCCCCCGCGGGGCACCTGA